In a single window of the Zea mays cultivar B73 chromosome 5, Zm-B73-REFERENCE-NAM-5.0, whole genome shotgun sequence genome:
- the LOC100278836 gene encoding uncharacterized protein isoform X1, giving the protein MGLPLDPSPWHGSAPASHGCRPPLPDGWHLHSLQQGRFPLLPALPPMANPCCGARPGSSPFHSRHPPHLLQIGEEEPQVLRREEIHVACARCLIEWMNQRSLLLLRIPSLFSVGRQSLNTNQRRCSLHRGRWSAARGRTVCDLARG; this is encoded by the exons ATGGGGCTCCCCCTCGATCCCTCTCCATGGCATGGATCAGCCCCAGCTTCCCATGGATGTCGCCCTCCTCTCCCTGATGGCTGGCATCTCCACTCCCTGCAGCAAGGACGCTTTCCTCTGCTCCCTGCTCTTCCTCCCATGGCCAACCCATG TTGTGGTGCTCGCCCTGGCTCCAGCCCCTTCCACAGTCGGCACCCTCCCCATCTGCTGCAGATTGGAGAAGAGGAACCCCAGGTTTTGCGTAGAGAGGAAATCCATGTGGCGTGTGCTAGGTGTTTGATAGAATGGATGAATCAGAGATCCTTGTTGCTCTTGCGAATTCCGAGTCTATTTAGTGTTG gacgccaatcactcaacacgaaccagcggcggtgctctctgcacaggggcagatggtccgcggctaggggtcggacggtctgcgacctggcgcgaggctag
- the LOC100278836 gene encoding uncharacterized protein LOC100278836 — protein MDQPQLPMDVALLSLMAGISTPCSKDAFLCSLLFLPWPTHGKLAMPFYSSMVSPDCCISPAHFQWCGRHPLPHLPVVVLALAPAPSTVGTLPICCRLEKRNPRFCVERKSMWRVLGV, from the coding sequence ATGGATCAGCCCCAGCTTCCCATGGATGTCGCCCTCCTCTCCCTGATGGCTGGCATCTCCACTCCCTGCAGCAAGGACGCTTTCCTCTGCTCCCTGCTCTTCCTCCCATGGCCAACCCATGGTAAGCTCGCCATGCCTTTCTACTCGTCCATGGTCTCTCCCGATTGCTGCATCTCTCCTGCTCACTTCCAATGGTGTGGACGTCACCCTCTCCCTCACCTTCCAGTTGTGGTGCTCGCCCTGGCTCCAGCCCCTTCCACAGTCGGCACCCTCCCCATCTGCTGCAGATTGGAGAAGAGGAACCCCAGGTTTTGCGTAGAGAGGAAATCCATGTGGCGTGTGCTAGGTGTTTGA